The proteins below come from a single Malus sylvestris chromosome 3, drMalSylv7.2, whole genome shotgun sequence genomic window:
- the LOC126614689 gene encoding probable LRR receptor-like serine/threonine-protein kinase At3g47570 isoform X5, with amino-acid sequence MLSMIHYCLCYIFMVIMANYLTAGALAIAHTNFSTDQSALLAFKAHITSDPQNILTANWSFASNSDICNWVGVTCSARHHRVTALNLSYMGLAGVIPPHLGNLSFLVELGLENNSFHGPLPQELSRLRRLKAINSQNNNFMGTIPSWFGSFPKLQTFKLLGNGFSGFIPAAIFNLSALEIIDLSSNQLSGSIPREIGNLTMVKGIYLDDNKFEGTIPDEIGDLPQLEILALEGNNLNGVIPSKLFNLSTIRKIGLSFNHLSGSLPANIGLNVPNLEILHVAQNNLVAGLLPSLSNASKLWDLEMSENSFTGFLPITLCSLKNLEYLDLDSNNLTIDASAAQAASTLSCLFNLRNLTDLGLSENPLNTTIPASRGNLSTSLLYVGLSSSNIKGKIPVDIGNLSSLMSLHLGNNQLSGAIPTSIQRLQNLQGLYLNDNELQGHIPYELCQLNNLAELFLGGNRLSGSIPSCLGTLSVALRSLSLGSNLLTSKIPSSLWELNHILQLDLSSNSLVGPLSEDIGKLKDVVDIYLSNNHFSGNIPGSIGGLQNTINMSLANNYLEGPIPSSFKTLLSLEFLDLSKNNLSGEIPKSLEALLYLKHLNLSFNKLQGEIPTGGPFGNFSADSFVSNGALCGASRLHVPLCKNRTKVKPNWRKAKYIISGVISVILLAAAALIMILCKKRNVEVVRETASLHQVLWRRVSRLELVRATNGFHESNLLGTGGFGSVYRGTLSDGIDTAVKVFNLQLEGAFKSFDKECEMLSNIRHRNLIKIISCCDELDFKALILQLMPNGSLEKWLFSPNRSMTILQRLDIMKDVALALEYLHHGYSIPIVHCDVKPSNILLDDDMVAHVADFGIARLISGGDSMTETMTLATVGYMAPEYGMEGSVSTRGDVYSFGIVLMETFTKRKPTNEMFVGEMDLKQWIADSLFPDAAIGEVVDADILGAEEDGDFVSRRDCLSSVMRLALACSAALPGERINMKDAAITLTKIKTKYLKDCGGVNS; translated from the exons ATGTTGTCGATGATACACTACTGCTTGTGTTATATCTTTATGGTGATTATGGCTAATTACTTAACTGCAGGTGCATTAGCAAtagctcataccaatttcagcACAGATCAGTCTGCGCTTCTTGCTTTCAAAGCTCACATCACTAGTGACCCTCAAAACATCTTGACTGCCAACTGGTCCTTTGCCTCCAATTCCGACATTTGCAACTGGGTTGGCGTTACTTGCAGCGCTCGCCACCACAGAGTCACGGCTTTAAATCTCTCGTACATGGGTCTTGCCGGGGTTATTCCTCCGCACCTAGGCAACCTCTCATTTCTCGTTGAGTTGGGCCTTGAGAATAATAGTTTTCATGGTCCCCTACCCCAAGAATTGTCTCGTTTGCGCCGGTTGAAGGCGATTAACTCTCAAAACAACAACTTTATGGGAACCATTCCTTCGTGGTTTGGGTCCTTCCCTAAACTTCAAACCTTCAAATTGTTGGGTAATGGCTTCTCTGGTTTCATACCCGCTGCTATCTTCAACTTATCTGCACTCGAAATAATTGATCTGAGCAGTAACCAACTATCAG GTAGCATACCCAGAGAAATCGGCAACTTAACAATGGTGAAGGGCATATACCTTGACGACAACAAGTTCGAAG GTACAATACCGGATGAGATTGGTGATCTTCCACAGTTAGAGATTTTGGCACTGGAGGGTAATAATCTCAATGGTGTCATCCCGTCCAAACTCTTCAATCTCTCCACGATAAGAAAAATAGGGCTTTCTTTTAATCACCTCTCAGGTAGCCTCCCAGCAAACATAGGTCTTAACGTTCCGAACCTAGAAATCCTTCATGTAGCCCAAAATAACCTCGTGGCCGGACTTCTCCCTAGCCTCTCTAATGCTTCCAAGCTCTGGGATTTAGAAATGAGCGAAAACTCATTTACCGGGTTTCTTCCTATCACACTCTGTTCCTTGAAAAACCTCGAGTACCTTGACTTGGACTCGAATAATTTGACGATTGATGCTTCTGCTGCACAAGCAGCAAGCACTCTCTCTTGCTTGTTTAATCTTAGAAATTTGACAGATTTAGGCTTGTCAGAAAATCCACTAAACACCACGATTCCAGCTTCTCGCGGGAATCTCTCTACGTCACTCTTATATGTTGGTTTAAGCTCTTCCAACATCAAGGGTAAGATTCCTGTTGATATTGGCAACTTGAGCAGCTTGATGTCGCTACACCTGGGAAACAATCAATTGAGCGGAGCAATTCCAACTTCAATACAAAGGCTACAAAATCTCCAAGGTTTGTATTTGAATGATAACGAACTGCAAGGACATATCCCGTATGAACTCTGTCAACTAAACAACCTAGCTGAGTTATTTTTGGGTGGTAATCGGCTCTCTGGTTCTATTCCTTCCTGCTTGGGTACTTTGTCAGTAGCTCTAAGAAGTCTATCGTTAGGGTCCAATTTGTTAACTTCTAAAATACCATCTTCCTTGTGGGAACTCAACCATATATTGCAACTAGACTTGTCATCCAATTCTCTAGTTGGACCACTCTCAGAAGACATCGGAAAGTTGAAAGATGTGGTGGATATATATTTATCAAATAACCATTTCTCCGGAAACATTCCCGGTAGCATTGGTGGTCTTCAAAATACGATTAATATGTCCTTGGCAAACAATTATTTAGAAGGCCCTATTCCCAGTTCATTTAAAACCTTGCTAAGCCTAGAATTCTTGGATTTGTCCAAAAACAATCTATCCGGAGAGATCCCAAAGTCATTGGAAGCACTCTTGTATCTCAAGCATCTGAATTTGTCTTTCAACAAACTCCAAGGAGAAATTCCAACCGGCGGGCCTTTCGGAAACTTCTCTGCTGATTCATTTGTCTCAAACGGTGCACTCTGCGGTGCTTCCCGACTCCATGTTCCACTGTGCAAAAATAGAACAAAAGTTAAGCCAAATTGGAGGAAAGCTAAATATATCATCTCAGGGGTCATATCAGTAATACTCCTAGCGGCCGCTGCATTGATTATGATACTATGCAAGAAAAGGAATGTCGAAGTTGTTAGAGAAACTGCCTCGCTACATCAAGTTCTTTGGAGAAGAGTTTCGCGCCTAGAACTTGTAAGGGCAACAAATGGATTTCATGAGAGTAACTTACTAGGCACGGGGGGTTTTGGCTCAGTCTACAGAGGAACACTTTCAGACGGGATAGATACCGCCGTCAAGGTTTTCAATTTACAGCTAGAAGGGGCATTCAAGAGTTTTGATAAGGAATGTGAAATGCTAAGCAACATCCGTCACCGGAATCTTATTAAAATCATAAGTTGCTGCGATGAACTTGATTTCAAAGCCCTGATACTTCAATTGATGCCTAATGGAAGCCTCGAAAAGTGGTTGTTTTCTCCAAACCGCTCCATGACTATCCTGCAGAGGTTAGACATAATGAAAGATGTTGCATTGGCACTAGAATATCTTCATCATGGTTACTCGATACCTATCGTTCATTGTGACGTGAAACCAAGCAATATACTACTAGATGATGATATGGTTGCACATGTTGCTGATTTTGGCATTGCAAGACTCATCAGCGGTGGAGATTCGATGACAGAAACAATGACCCTAGCCACAGTTGGATATATGGCTCCAG AGTATGGGATGGAAGGAAGCGTTTCGACAAGAGGGGATGTGTATAGTTTTGGTATTGTACTCATGGAGACATTCACAAAAAGGAAGCCAACAAACGAGATGTTTGTTGGGGAAATGGACTTAAAGCAATGGATTGCAGATTCATTATTTCCAGATGCTGCAATAGGTGAAGTTGTGGATGCCGATATACTGGGGGCGGAGGAAGATGGTGATTTCGTGAGCAGGAGGGATTGCTTATCCTCCGTTATGAGATTAGCTTTAGCTTGCTCTGCAGCATTGCCGGGAGAGAGGATTAACATGAAAGATGCCGCAATCACACTCACCAAAATCAAGACTAAGTATTTGAAGGACTGTGGAGGAGTGAACTCTTAG
- the LOC126614689 gene encoding receptor kinase-like protein Xa21 isoform X3, which produces MEPFQKGALAIAHTNFSTDQSALLAFKAHITSDPQNILTANWSFASNSDICNWVGVTCSARHHRVTALNLSYMGLAGVIPPHLGNLSFLVELGLENNSFHGPLPQELSRLRRLKAINSQNNNFMGTIPSWFGSFPKLQTFKLLGNGFSGFIPAAIFNLSALEIIDLSSNQLSGSIPREIGNLTMVKGIYLDDNKFEELPNEIGSLGQLEELYVQYNALKGSAFVPVLNISSLSILALFGNSMSGSLPDNICEHLSSVQRINLGQNQFDGRIPSKLWQCKELRKFTLEYNNFRGSIPKSLGNLTYLSKIFLNENNLEGTIPDEIGDLPQLEILALEGNNLNGVIPSKLFNLSTIRKIGLSFNHLSGSLPANIGLNVPNLEILHVAQNNLVAGLLPSLSNASKLWDLEMSENSFTGFLPITLCSLKNLEYLDLDSNNLTIDASAAQAASTLSCLFNLRNLTDLGLSENPLNTTIPASRGNLSTSLLYVGLSSSNIKGKIPVDIGNLSSLMSLHLGNNQLSGAIPTSIQRLQNLQGLYLNDNELQGHIPYELCQLNNLAELFLGGNRLSGSIPSCLGTLSVALRSLSLGSNLLTSKIPSSLWELNHILQLDLSSNSLVGPLSEDIGKLKDVVDIYLSNNHFSGNIPGSIGGLQNTINMSLANNYLEGPIPSSFKTLLSLEFLDLSKNNLSGEIPKSLEALLYLKHLNLSFNKLQGEIPTGGPFGNFSADSFVSNGALCGASRLHVPLCKNRTKVKPNWRKAKYIISGVISVILLAAAALIMILCKKRNVEVVRETASLHQVLWRRVSRLELVRATNGFHESNLLGTGGFGSVYRGTLSDGIDTAVKVFNLQLEGAFKSFDKECEMLSNIRHRNLIKIISCCDELDFKALILQLMPNGSLEKWLFSPNRSMTILQRLDIMKDVALALEYLHHGYSIPIVHCDVKPSNILLDDDMVAHVADFGIARLISGGDSMTETMTLATVGYMAPEYGMEGSVSTRGDVYSFGIVLMETFTKRKPTNEMFVGEMDLKQWIADSLFPDAAIGEVVDADILGAEEDGDFVSRRDCLSSVMRLALACSAALPGERINMKDAAITLTKIKTKYLKDCGGVNS; this is translated from the exons GTGCATTAGCAAtagctcataccaatttcagcACAGATCAGTCTGCGCTTCTTGCTTTCAAAGCTCACATCACTAGTGACCCTCAAAACATCTTGACTGCCAACTGGTCCTTTGCCTCCAATTCCGACATTTGCAACTGGGTTGGCGTTACTTGCAGCGCTCGCCACCACAGAGTCACGGCTTTAAATCTCTCGTACATGGGTCTTGCCGGGGTTATTCCTCCGCACCTAGGCAACCTCTCATTTCTCGTTGAGTTGGGCCTTGAGAATAATAGTTTTCATGGTCCCCTACCCCAAGAATTGTCTCGTTTGCGCCGGTTGAAGGCGATTAACTCTCAAAACAACAACTTTATGGGAACCATTCCTTCGTGGTTTGGGTCCTTCCCTAAACTTCAAACCTTCAAATTGTTGGGTAATGGCTTCTCTGGTTTCATACCCGCTGCTATCTTCAACTTATCTGCACTCGAAATAATTGATCTGAGCAGTAACCAACTATCAG GTAGCATACCCAGAGAAATCGGCAACTTAACAATGGTGAAGGGCATATACCTTGACGACAACAAGTTCGAAG AACTTCCGAACGAGATAGGCAGTTTAGGTCAGCTAGAGGAGTTGTATGTGCAGTACAATGCCCTAAAAGGCTCTGCTTTTGTGCCTGTCCTCAACATATCTTCTTTGTCTATTTTGGCTCTATTTGGGAACAGCATGAGTGGCAGTCTTCCGGACAATATATGTGAGCATCTTTCGAGTGTTCAACGAATTAATTTGGGTCAAAACCAGTTTGACGGTCGTATTCCCTCCAAACTGTGGCAATGCAAAGAGCTTCGTAAATTCACACTTGAGTATAACAATTTCCGTGGAAGCATACCCAAAAGTCTTGGCAATTTGACCTACTTAAGCAAGATTTTTCTTAACGAAAATAATTTAGAAG GTACAATACCGGATGAGATTGGTGATCTTCCACAGTTAGAGATTTTGGCACTGGAGGGTAATAATCTCAATGGTGTCATCCCGTCCAAACTCTTCAATCTCTCCACGATAAGAAAAATAGGGCTTTCTTTTAATCACCTCTCAGGTAGCCTCCCAGCAAACATAGGTCTTAACGTTCCGAACCTAGAAATCCTTCATGTAGCCCAAAATAACCTCGTGGCCGGACTTCTCCCTAGCCTCTCTAATGCTTCCAAGCTCTGGGATTTAGAAATGAGCGAAAACTCATTTACCGGGTTTCTTCCTATCACACTCTGTTCCTTGAAAAACCTCGAGTACCTTGACTTGGACTCGAATAATTTGACGATTGATGCTTCTGCTGCACAAGCAGCAAGCACTCTCTCTTGCTTGTTTAATCTTAGAAATTTGACAGATTTAGGCTTGTCAGAAAATCCACTAAACACCACGATTCCAGCTTCTCGCGGGAATCTCTCTACGTCACTCTTATATGTTGGTTTAAGCTCTTCCAACATCAAGGGTAAGATTCCTGTTGATATTGGCAACTTGAGCAGCTTGATGTCGCTACACCTGGGAAACAATCAATTGAGCGGAGCAATTCCAACTTCAATACAAAGGCTACAAAATCTCCAAGGTTTGTATTTGAATGATAACGAACTGCAAGGACATATCCCGTATGAACTCTGTCAACTAAACAACCTAGCTGAGTTATTTTTGGGTGGTAATCGGCTCTCTGGTTCTATTCCTTCCTGCTTGGGTACTTTGTCAGTAGCTCTAAGAAGTCTATCGTTAGGGTCCAATTTGTTAACTTCTAAAATACCATCTTCCTTGTGGGAACTCAACCATATATTGCAACTAGACTTGTCATCCAATTCTCTAGTTGGACCACTCTCAGAAGACATCGGAAAGTTGAAAGATGTGGTGGATATATATTTATCAAATAACCATTTCTCCGGAAACATTCCCGGTAGCATTGGTGGTCTTCAAAATACGATTAATATGTCCTTGGCAAACAATTATTTAGAAGGCCCTATTCCCAGTTCATTTAAAACCTTGCTAAGCCTAGAATTCTTGGATTTGTCCAAAAACAATCTATCCGGAGAGATCCCAAAGTCATTGGAAGCACTCTTGTATCTCAAGCATCTGAATTTGTCTTTCAACAAACTCCAAGGAGAAATTCCAACCGGCGGGCCTTTCGGAAACTTCTCTGCTGATTCATTTGTCTCAAACGGTGCACTCTGCGGTGCTTCCCGACTCCATGTTCCACTGTGCAAAAATAGAACAAAAGTTAAGCCAAATTGGAGGAAAGCTAAATATATCATCTCAGGGGTCATATCAGTAATACTCCTAGCGGCCGCTGCATTGATTATGATACTATGCAAGAAAAGGAATGTCGAAGTTGTTAGAGAAACTGCCTCGCTACATCAAGTTCTTTGGAGAAGAGTTTCGCGCCTAGAACTTGTAAGGGCAACAAATGGATTTCATGAGAGTAACTTACTAGGCACGGGGGGTTTTGGCTCAGTCTACAGAGGAACACTTTCAGACGGGATAGATACCGCCGTCAAGGTTTTCAATTTACAGCTAGAAGGGGCATTCAAGAGTTTTGATAAGGAATGTGAAATGCTAAGCAACATCCGTCACCGGAATCTTATTAAAATCATAAGTTGCTGCGATGAACTTGATTTCAAAGCCCTGATACTTCAATTGATGCCTAATGGAAGCCTCGAAAAGTGGTTGTTTTCTCCAAACCGCTCCATGACTATCCTGCAGAGGTTAGACATAATGAAAGATGTTGCATTGGCACTAGAATATCTTCATCATGGTTACTCGATACCTATCGTTCATTGTGACGTGAAACCAAGCAATATACTACTAGATGATGATATGGTTGCACATGTTGCTGATTTTGGCATTGCAAGACTCATCAGCGGTGGAGATTCGATGACAGAAACAATGACCCTAGCCACAGTTGGATATATGGCTCCAG AGTATGGGATGGAAGGAAGCGTTTCGACAAGAGGGGATGTGTATAGTTTTGGTATTGTACTCATGGAGACATTCACAAAAAGGAAGCCAACAAACGAGATGTTTGTTGGGGAAATGGACTTAAAGCAATGGATTGCAGATTCATTATTTCCAGATGCTGCAATAGGTGAAGTTGTGGATGCCGATATACTGGGGGCGGAGGAAGATGGTGATTTCGTGAGCAGGAGGGATTGCTTATCCTCCGTTATGAGATTAGCTTTAGCTTGCTCTGCAGCATTGCCGGGAGAGAGGATTAACATGAAAGATGCCGCAATCACACTCACCAAAATCAAGACTAAGTATTTGAAGGACTGTGGAGGAGTGAACTCTTAG
- the LOC126614689 gene encoding receptor kinase-like protein Xa21 isoform X1, protein MLSMIHYCLCYIFMVIMANYLTAGALAIAHTNFSTDQSALLAFKAHITSDPQNILTANWSFASNSDICNWVGVTCSARHHRVTALNLSYMGLAGVIPPHLGNLSFLVELGLENNSFHGPLPQELSRLRRLKAINSQNNNFMGTIPSWFGSFPKLQTFKLLGNGFSGFIPAAIFNLSALEIIDLSSNQLSGSIPREIGNLTMVKGIYLDDNKFEELPNEIGSLGQLEELYVQYNALKGSAFVPVLNISSLSILALFGNSMSGSLPDNICEHLSSVQRINLGQNQFDGRIPSKLWQCKELRKFTLEYNNFRGSIPKSLGNLTYLSKIFLNENNLEGTIPDEIGDLPQLEILALEGNNLNGVIPSKLFNLSTIRKIGLSFNHLSGSLPANIGLNVPNLEILHVAQNNLVAGLLPSLSNASKLWDLEMSENSFTGFLPITLCSLKNLEYLDLDSNNLTIDASAAQAASTLSCLFNLRNLTDLGLSENPLNTTIPASRGNLSTSLLYVGLSSSNIKGKIPVDIGNLSSLMSLHLGNNQLSGAIPTSIQRLQNLQGLYLNDNELQGHIPYELCQLNNLAELFLGGNRLSGSIPSCLGTLSVALRSLSLGSNLLTSKIPSSLWELNHILQLDLSSNSLVGPLSEDIGKLKDVVDIYLSNNHFSGNIPGSIGGLQNTINMSLANNYLEGPIPSSFKTLLSLEFLDLSKNNLSGEIPKSLEALLYLKHLNLSFNKLQGEIPTGGPFGNFSADSFVSNGALCGASRLHVPLCKNRTKVKPNWRKAKYIISGVISVILLAAAALIMILCKKRNVEVVRETASLHQVLWRRVSRLELVRATNGFHESNLLGTGGFGSVYRGTLSDGIDTAVKVFNLQLEGAFKSFDKECEMLSNIRHRNLIKIISCCDELDFKALILQLMPNGSLEKWLFSPNRSMTILQRLDIMKDVALALEYLHHGYSIPIVHCDVKPSNILLDDDMVAHVADFGIARLISGGDSMTETMTLATVGYMAPEYGMEGSVSTRGDVYSFGIVLMETFTKRKPTNEMFVGEMDLKQWIADSLFPDAAIGEVVDADILGAEEDGDFVSRRDCLSSVMRLALACSAALPGERINMKDAAITLTKIKTKYLKDCGGVNS, encoded by the exons ATGTTGTCGATGATACACTACTGCTTGTGTTATATCTTTATGGTGATTATGGCTAATTACTTAACTGCAGGTGCATTAGCAAtagctcataccaatttcagcACAGATCAGTCTGCGCTTCTTGCTTTCAAAGCTCACATCACTAGTGACCCTCAAAACATCTTGACTGCCAACTGGTCCTTTGCCTCCAATTCCGACATTTGCAACTGGGTTGGCGTTACTTGCAGCGCTCGCCACCACAGAGTCACGGCTTTAAATCTCTCGTACATGGGTCTTGCCGGGGTTATTCCTCCGCACCTAGGCAACCTCTCATTTCTCGTTGAGTTGGGCCTTGAGAATAATAGTTTTCATGGTCCCCTACCCCAAGAATTGTCTCGTTTGCGCCGGTTGAAGGCGATTAACTCTCAAAACAACAACTTTATGGGAACCATTCCTTCGTGGTTTGGGTCCTTCCCTAAACTTCAAACCTTCAAATTGTTGGGTAATGGCTTCTCTGGTTTCATACCCGCTGCTATCTTCAACTTATCTGCACTCGAAATAATTGATCTGAGCAGTAACCAACTATCAG GTAGCATACCCAGAGAAATCGGCAACTTAACAATGGTGAAGGGCATATACCTTGACGACAACAAGTTCGAAG AACTTCCGAACGAGATAGGCAGTTTAGGTCAGCTAGAGGAGTTGTATGTGCAGTACAATGCCCTAAAAGGCTCTGCTTTTGTGCCTGTCCTCAACATATCTTCTTTGTCTATTTTGGCTCTATTTGGGAACAGCATGAGTGGCAGTCTTCCGGACAATATATGTGAGCATCTTTCGAGTGTTCAACGAATTAATTTGGGTCAAAACCAGTTTGACGGTCGTATTCCCTCCAAACTGTGGCAATGCAAAGAGCTTCGTAAATTCACACTTGAGTATAACAATTTCCGTGGAAGCATACCCAAAAGTCTTGGCAATTTGACCTACTTAAGCAAGATTTTTCTTAACGAAAATAATTTAGAAG GTACAATACCGGATGAGATTGGTGATCTTCCACAGTTAGAGATTTTGGCACTGGAGGGTAATAATCTCAATGGTGTCATCCCGTCCAAACTCTTCAATCTCTCCACGATAAGAAAAATAGGGCTTTCTTTTAATCACCTCTCAGGTAGCCTCCCAGCAAACATAGGTCTTAACGTTCCGAACCTAGAAATCCTTCATGTAGCCCAAAATAACCTCGTGGCCGGACTTCTCCCTAGCCTCTCTAATGCTTCCAAGCTCTGGGATTTAGAAATGAGCGAAAACTCATTTACCGGGTTTCTTCCTATCACACTCTGTTCCTTGAAAAACCTCGAGTACCTTGACTTGGACTCGAATAATTTGACGATTGATGCTTCTGCTGCACAAGCAGCAAGCACTCTCTCTTGCTTGTTTAATCTTAGAAATTTGACAGATTTAGGCTTGTCAGAAAATCCACTAAACACCACGATTCCAGCTTCTCGCGGGAATCTCTCTACGTCACTCTTATATGTTGGTTTAAGCTCTTCCAACATCAAGGGTAAGATTCCTGTTGATATTGGCAACTTGAGCAGCTTGATGTCGCTACACCTGGGAAACAATCAATTGAGCGGAGCAATTCCAACTTCAATACAAAGGCTACAAAATCTCCAAGGTTTGTATTTGAATGATAACGAACTGCAAGGACATATCCCGTATGAACTCTGTCAACTAAACAACCTAGCTGAGTTATTTTTGGGTGGTAATCGGCTCTCTGGTTCTATTCCTTCCTGCTTGGGTACTTTGTCAGTAGCTCTAAGAAGTCTATCGTTAGGGTCCAATTTGTTAACTTCTAAAATACCATCTTCCTTGTGGGAACTCAACCATATATTGCAACTAGACTTGTCATCCAATTCTCTAGTTGGACCACTCTCAGAAGACATCGGAAAGTTGAAAGATGTGGTGGATATATATTTATCAAATAACCATTTCTCCGGAAACATTCCCGGTAGCATTGGTGGTCTTCAAAATACGATTAATATGTCCTTGGCAAACAATTATTTAGAAGGCCCTATTCCCAGTTCATTTAAAACCTTGCTAAGCCTAGAATTCTTGGATTTGTCCAAAAACAATCTATCCGGAGAGATCCCAAAGTCATTGGAAGCACTCTTGTATCTCAAGCATCTGAATTTGTCTTTCAACAAACTCCAAGGAGAAATTCCAACCGGCGGGCCTTTCGGAAACTTCTCTGCTGATTCATTTGTCTCAAACGGTGCACTCTGCGGTGCTTCCCGACTCCATGTTCCACTGTGCAAAAATAGAACAAAAGTTAAGCCAAATTGGAGGAAAGCTAAATATATCATCTCAGGGGTCATATCAGTAATACTCCTAGCGGCCGCTGCATTGATTATGATACTATGCAAGAAAAGGAATGTCGAAGTTGTTAGAGAAACTGCCTCGCTACATCAAGTTCTTTGGAGAAGAGTTTCGCGCCTAGAACTTGTAAGGGCAACAAATGGATTTCATGAGAGTAACTTACTAGGCACGGGGGGTTTTGGCTCAGTCTACAGAGGAACACTTTCAGACGGGATAGATACCGCCGTCAAGGTTTTCAATTTACAGCTAGAAGGGGCATTCAAGAGTTTTGATAAGGAATGTGAAATGCTAAGCAACATCCGTCACCGGAATCTTATTAAAATCATAAGTTGCTGCGATGAACTTGATTTCAAAGCCCTGATACTTCAATTGATGCCTAATGGAAGCCTCGAAAAGTGGTTGTTTTCTCCAAACCGCTCCATGACTATCCTGCAGAGGTTAGACATAATGAAAGATGTTGCATTGGCACTAGAATATCTTCATCATGGTTACTCGATACCTATCGTTCATTGTGACGTGAAACCAAGCAATATACTACTAGATGATGATATGGTTGCACATGTTGCTGATTTTGGCATTGCAAGACTCATCAGCGGTGGAGATTCGATGACAGAAACAATGACCCTAGCCACAGTTGGATATATGGCTCCAG AGTATGGGATGGAAGGAAGCGTTTCGACAAGAGGGGATGTGTATAGTTTTGGTATTGTACTCATGGAGACATTCACAAAAAGGAAGCCAACAAACGAGATGTTTGTTGGGGAAATGGACTTAAAGCAATGGATTGCAGATTCATTATTTCCAGATGCTGCAATAGGTGAAGTTGTGGATGCCGATATACTGGGGGCGGAGGAAGATGGTGATTTCGTGAGCAGGAGGGATTGCTTATCCTCCGTTATGAGATTAGCTTTAGCTTGCTCTGCAGCATTGCCGGGAGAGAGGATTAACATGAAAGATGCCGCAATCACACTCACCAAAATCAAGACTAAGTATTTGAAGGACTGTGGAGGAGTGAACTCTTAG